Proteins encoded within one genomic window of Flavobacterium oreochromis:
- a CDS encoding MBL fold metallo-hydrolase, with protein MKIEQIYTGCLAEACYYIVSEGEAVIIDPLRDIQPYLDRLEKDGVVLKYIFETHFHADFVSGHLELARATDATIVIGPTTTKTGYPCHIAFDNELFLFGKSSIKLIHTPGHTLESSCLLLIDENQLEKGIITGDTLFIGDVGRPDLAQHVMTELTQDKLARLLYHSLRDKILPLPDHLIVYPNHGAGSACGKNMSKETTDTLGNQKKVNYALNLNLTEDDFVQEVLEGLMPPPSYFPKNVLLNIKGYESLYSVINRSHKEIDILEFEEIIKDPAILLLDVRDADQFAKGFIPKSINIGLNGNFAQWVGELIPDIQQKIILITENENQPLEAIVRLSRIGFDQTIGYLKEGFKIWEKSNRFFHTIKRITATELTNVLSEKSVVIDVRRVNEYNSQHIKRSINIPLHTLELRLNEISNKYPFYIHCAGGYRSMMAASMLYKNGITNFIEIEDGFNAIKRAVYHYLITIFKAVCFKNFIRVKVCNYYHYLLKK; from the coding sequence ATGAAAATAGAACAAATCTACACAGGATGTTTAGCTGAAGCTTGTTATTATATAGTTTCAGAAGGAGAAGCAGTCATTATAGATCCTTTAAGAGATATACAACCTTATTTAGATCGTTTAGAAAAAGATGGAGTAGTTTTAAAATATATTTTTGAAACTCATTTTCATGCTGATTTTGTTTCAGGTCACCTAGAATTAGCTCGTGCTACAGATGCAACCATTGTAATTGGACCTACCACTACCAAAACGGGATATCCATGTCATATTGCTTTTGATAATGAACTCTTTTTATTTGGTAAATCATCTATTAAACTAATTCATACACCTGGTCATACCTTAGAAAGTTCTTGCTTGTTATTAATTGATGAAAATCAGTTAGAAAAAGGAATTATTACAGGAGATACTCTTTTTATAGGCGATGTAGGTAGACCTGATTTAGCACAACATGTTATGACAGAATTAACTCAAGATAAATTAGCTCGCTTACTTTATCATTCATTACGTGATAAAATATTACCCCTTCCTGATCATTTAATAGTATACCCAAATCATGGGGCAGGGAGTGCTTGTGGTAAAAATATGAGTAAAGAAACCACGGATACACTAGGTAATCAGAAAAAGGTAAATTATGCTTTAAATCTTAATTTAACAGAAGATGATTTTGTGCAAGAAGTATTAGAAGGATTAATGCCACCACCTTCTTATTTTCCTAAAAATGTATTATTAAATATTAAAGGTTATGAAAGCCTTTATTCAGTAATAAACAGAAGTCACAAAGAAATAGATATTCTAGAATTTGAAGAAATAATAAAAGACCCTGCAATTTTGTTACTAGATGTTCGAGATGCAGATCAATTTGCAAAAGGGTTTATACCTAAAAGTATTAATATTGGATTGAATGGAAATTTTGCCCAATGGGTAGGAGAGTTGATTCCTGATATTCAGCAAAAAATAATACTAATTACAGAAAATGAAAATCAACCCCTAGAAGCAATTGTTCGTCTGTCTAGAATAGGTTTTGATCAAACGATAGGTTACCTAAAAGAAGGATTTAAAATATGGGAAAAATCCAATAGATTTTTTCATACAATTAAAAGAATAACCGCTACAGAATTAACGAATGTTTTATCCGAAAAATCAGTCGTAATAGATGTAAGGAGGGTTAACGAATATAATTCTCAACATATAAAAAGAAGTATTAATATTCCTCTTCATACATTAGAGCTGCGTTTGAATGAAATTTCGAATAAATATCCTTTTTATATTCACTGTGCAGGAGGATATCGTAGTATGATGGCAGCCTCCATGTTATACAAAAATGGAATCACAAATTTTATAGAGATTGAAGATGGTTTTAATGCTATAAAAAGAGCGGTATACCATTATCTGATTACTATATTCAAAGCTGTATGCTTTAAAAATTTTATTAGAGTAAAGGTTTGTAACTATTATCACTATTTGTTAAAAAAATAA
- a CDS encoding MBL fold metallo-hydrolase, with the protein MQIEQIYTGCLAQGAYYITSKGEALIVDPLREIQPYLDRLERDNVTLKYIFETHFHADFVSGHLDLSKATGAPIIYGPTASPEFEAIIAEDGQTFLIGDITIKVLHTPGHTMESTTYLLIDEKGKDHAIFSGDTLFIGDVGRPDLAQKAANMTQEKLAAILFHSLRNKIMSLADDVIVYPAHGAGSACGKNMSKETVSTIGQQKHDNYALRFDMDETEFIAEVLDGLTPPPAYFGMNVAMNKKGYTSFETVLNNGLTPLLAKEFNDLADAHNAIILDTRPASIFCLEHIPQSINIGITGDFAPWVGTLVADVNQPILIICEEGKEEETVTRLSRVGFDNLLGYLKGGLKTWKDSGKETDRVNRITTQEFAQKVNLKTDKILDVRKENEYQAEHLEEAYNRPLAYINNWINEINPREHFYLHCAGGYRSMIAASILQARGYRNFTEVEGGFSAISKTNLPKTDFICQSKVY; encoded by the coding sequence ATGCAGATAGAACAAATCTACACAGGTTGCTTAGCCCAAGGCGCCTACTATATTACCTCTAAAGGAGAAGCTTTAATAGTAGATCCTTTAAGGGAAATACAGCCCTATTTAGATCGTCTTGAAAGAGATAATGTTACTTTAAAGTATATTTTTGAAACCCATTTTCATGCTGATTTCGTTTCAGGACATTTGGATTTGAGTAAAGCTACTGGTGCTCCTATAATATATGGACCAACTGCTAGTCCCGAGTTTGAGGCAATTATTGCAGAAGATGGACAAACATTTTTAATTGGAGATATAACCATTAAAGTTTTACATACTCCAGGACATACTATGGAGAGTACAACTTATCTTTTAATAGATGAAAAAGGTAAAGATCATGCTATTTTTTCAGGAGACACCCTCTTTATTGGAGATGTAGGAAGACCTGATTTAGCACAAAAAGCAGCTAATATGACTCAGGAAAAGCTAGCGGCTATTTTATTTCATTCATTACGAAATAAAATAATGTCACTTGCTGATGATGTAATAGTATATCCAGCTCATGGAGCCGGAAGTGCTTGTGGTAAAAATATGAGCAAGGAAACCGTTTCTACTATAGGACAGCAAAAGCATGATAACTATGCTCTTCGTTTTGATATGGATGAAACTGAATTTATAGCAGAAGTACTCGATGGTTTAACACCCCCTCCAGCATATTTCGGAATGAATGTAGCTATGAATAAAAAAGGTTATACATCATTTGAAACAGTATTAAATAACGGTTTAACACCTTTATTAGCTAAAGAATTTAATGATTTAGCAGATGCTCATAATGCTATTATTCTAGATACAAGACCAGCTTCTATATTTTGTTTAGAGCATATTCCGCAATCCATTAATATTGGTATAACAGGTGATTTTGCTCCATGGGTTGGTACTCTAGTTGCTGATGTAAATCAACCTATACTTATAATTTGTGAAGAGGGAAAAGAAGAAGAAACTGTTACAAGACTGAGTAGAGTAGGTTTTGATAATCTTCTAGGTTATTTAAAAGGAGGATTGAAAACATGGAAAGATTCAGGTAAGGAAACAGACAGAGTTAATAGAATAACAACTCAAGAATTTGCTCAAAAAGTAAATTTAAAAACGGATAAAATACTTGATGTTCGTAAAGAAAATGAGTACCAAGCAGAACACTTAGAAGAAGCTTATAATAGACCATTAGCTTATATTAACAACTGGATAAATGAAATTAATCCTAGAGAACACTTCTATTTACATTGCGCAGGAGGATATCGTAGCATGATTGCAGCATCAATACTTCAAGCACGTGGCTATCGAAATTTTACCGAAGTTGAAGGAGGATTTTCAGCTATTTCAAAAACTAATTTGCCTAAAACAGATTTTATTTGTCAAAGTAAAGTGTATTAA